From one Shewanella sp. GD04112 genomic stretch:
- a CDS encoding inovirus-type Gp2 protein: MLTNAGSKSRLTSKKMQSKHLQYYGRSRFTPLYNPHYEQVIYNISALRFPLEDFLYQETLFKVMSFEHGISSSIMSAAIDQLLTALSHYSKILLVRFDLRVYTETPNNSVISKYRKTLLRYLDKKYQSKAWLFWVREQTPRSDKAHYHCFILLNGHKAKSGWGAFQQVQKACYLHPDTSAWLPESASYKIERNGLKSVESAIHRISYLAKNYSKELTPNKVKRFQTSSSRA; encoded by the coding sequence ATGCTGACGAATGCAGGCTCTAAATCACGTTTAACCAGCAAAAAAATGCAGTCTAAGCATCTGCAATACTATGGTAGGTCTCGCTTTACGCCACTTTACAACCCTCACTACGAGCAGGTTATTTATAATATTTCCGCTCTTCGCTTTCCCTTAGAAGATTTTCTATATCAAGAAACCTTATTTAAAGTGATGAGCTTTGAACACGGCATCAGCTCCAGCATTATGAGTGCAGCGATTGATCAACTGCTAACAGCTCTGAGTCACTATTCTAAAATCCTACTCGTCAGATTCGATCTACGAGTCTATACCGAAACACCCAATAACAGCGTAATCAGCAAATACCGCAAAACCCTGTTGAGATACCTAGATAAGAAGTACCAATCTAAAGCATGGTTATTTTGGGTACGAGAACAAACACCAAGAAGCGACAAAGCGCATTATCACTGCTTCATTCTACTCAATGGGCATAAAGCCAAGTCAGGCTGGGGCGCATTTCAACAGGTTCAGAAAGCATGCTATTTGCATCCAGACACTTCAGCATGGTTACCTGAGTCGGCAAGCTATAAAATTGAACGCAACGGGCTTAAAAGTGTTGAGTCTGCAATTCACAGGATCAGCTACCTTGCCAAGAATTACAGTAAAGAACTCACCCCAAATAAAGTAAAACGCTTTCAAACGAGTTCAAGCAGAGCATGA
- a CDS encoding AlpA family transcriptional regulator has translation MSLFSIENSAIQDRIVRETERKLITSISRSQAFQLERLNRFPKRIKLGNRSVGWRLSELMQWVHSGGELSEQVTEGARYETE, from the coding sequence ATGTCCCTCTTTAGTATCGAAAATTCAGCCATTCAAGACCGTATAGTACGAGAAACAGAGCGTAAACTAATCACGTCTATCAGCCGCTCACAAGCTTTTCAGCTAGAAAGACTTAACCGTTTCCCTAAACGCATAAAACTTGGAAATCGTTCTGTCGGTTGGCGTCTTTCAGAACTGATGCAATGGGTTCACTCTGGCGGAGAACTATCCGAACAAGTTACTGAGGGGGCGAGGTATGAAACCGAGTAA
- a CDS encoding DUF6387 family protein: protein MQTSAANSIRIKTSDHPKWPNWFSIKNYDCLADLTAAQFLNELELRLTLHNTPTFPNGRKLTDSKRWQLIQQGYVIINSNPVTQPDLPTVIALNHVDLLGITEEIKLRSGDDYLDLEPQLLVPLLGQVRDLTVLGIDLTKPNKAILGDCEFLINQLRKTLSIPEPQTPDNFQANEKTFKKLLTYKLIPYLDLMMYCYNHIPFYEDNWQKLEFTQNVLSELLLGEESKQEPRIELYKKTYAPFYRKILSNESHLMQLFANIRQNTWALGTKMQDI, encoded by the coding sequence ATGCAAACATCCGCAGCTAACTCAATACGAATTAAAACATCAGACCATCCCAAATGGCCTAATTGGTTTTCAATTAAGAACTATGATTGCCTTGCTGATCTCACTGCTGCGCAATTTCTTAATGAGCTAGAACTCAGGTTGACCCTTCACAACACACCGACTTTTCCTAATGGTAGAAAACTGACTGACAGTAAACGGTGGCAACTGATCCAGCAGGGTTATGTCATCATCAATTCGAATCCGGTTACACAACCAGACCTTCCGACAGTCATCGCATTGAACCATGTTGATCTTCTCGGGATAACTGAAGAGATTAAACTCCGCAGTGGTGATGACTACTTAGACTTAGAGCCGCAACTACTCGTGCCTTTGCTGGGGCAGGTTCGAGACTTAACCGTGTTAGGTATAGACTTAACTAAACCCAATAAAGCGATATTGGGTGACTGTGAGTTCCTGATTAATCAGCTGCGCAAAACCCTATCAATCCCAGAACCCCAAACGCCTGACAATTTTCAAGCAAATGAGAAAACCTTCAAAAAACTGCTGACTTATAAGTTGATCCCCTACCTTGATCTCATGATGTATTGCTATAACCATATCCCTTTTTATGAAGATAATTGGCAAAAGCTGGAATTTACACAAAATGTATTGAGTGAATTACTGCTTGGGGAAGAATCTAAACAAGAGCCTAGAATCGAGCTATATAAAAAAACCTATGCACCGTTTTATCGCAAGATTCTCAGCAACGAATCTCATCTAATGCAACTATTTGCGAATATCAGGCAAAATACGTGGGCGTTAGGCACTAAAATGCAGGATATTTAA
- the fis gene encoding DNA-binding transcriptional regulator Fis: MFDQTTNTEVHQLTVGKIETANGTIKPQLLRDAVKRAVTNFFAQLDGQEAQEVYEMVLSEVEAPLLDIIMQHTRGNQTRAANMLGINRGTLRKKLKKYGMN; the protein is encoded by the coding sequence ATGTTTGATCAGACAACTAACACAGAAGTTCACCAGCTTACCGTTGGCAAAATCGAAACCGCAAACGGCACTATCAAGCCCCAGTTATTACGTGACGCTGTTAAGCGTGCCGTAACTAACTTCTTCGCACAGTTGGACGGTCAGGAAGCACAAGAAGTGTATGAAATGGTGCTAAGTGAAGTTGAAGCACCTCTGCTTGACATCATCATGCAACACACTCGCGGCAACCAAACCCGCGCAGCAAACATGCTAGGTATCAACCGTGGTACTCTGCGTAAAAAATTAAAGAAATACGGCATGAACTAA
- the dusB gene encoding tRNA dihydrouridine synthase DusB: MQIGPYQLKNQLIVAPMAGVTDQAFRNLCLRYGAALAVSEMLSSNPEVWDTDKSRQRMTHSGEEGIRSVQIAGADPELMAQAAQFNVEQGAHIIDINMGCPAKKVNKKLAGSALMQNPPLVKEILQAVVAAVEVPVTLKIRTGWEPEHRNGVQIAQIAEDCGIASLAVHGRTRQCMYRGDAEYDTIKAIKQNVSIPVVANGDIDSPEKARFVLDYTGVDALMIGRGAQGRPWIFREIQHYLDTGNKLAPIEVTEQRQVMLEHLTKLYDLYGEYKGIRFARKHIGWYLDQEDQRQFRADFNQLETAAEQYSLVEYYFDELVQN; encoded by the coding sequence ATGCAGATTGGACCCTATCAACTGAAGAATCAGCTGATCGTGGCACCAATGGCAGGTGTCACCGATCAAGCTTTCCGTAATCTCTGTCTTCGTTATGGTGCAGCCTTAGCGGTGTCGGAGATGCTTTCATCGAATCCTGAAGTTTGGGACACAGATAAGAGCCGCCAGCGTATGACGCATTCCGGCGAGGAAGGTATTCGCTCAGTGCAAATTGCAGGTGCAGATCCAGAGTTAATGGCGCAGGCCGCCCAGTTCAACGTCGAACAAGGTGCCCACATCATTGATATCAACATGGGATGCCCGGCAAAAAAAGTGAATAAAAAGCTGGCAGGTTCTGCCCTAATGCAAAATCCACCCTTAGTGAAAGAAATTTTACAAGCCGTGGTCGCTGCAGTAGAGGTGCCTGTCACGTTAAAGATTCGCACAGGTTGGGAGCCTGAACACAGGAACGGTGTTCAAATCGCCCAGATTGCTGAGGATTGTGGTATCGCCTCGCTCGCCGTTCACGGCCGCACGAGACAATGCATGTACAGAGGCGACGCCGAGTACGACACCATCAAAGCAATTAAACAGAATGTCTCGATTCCTGTTGTCGCGAATGGGGATATCGACAGTCCGGAGAAAGCCCGCTTCGTGCTGGACTATACCGGTGTCGATGCTCTGATGATAGGACGGGGTGCTCAAGGACGGCCTTGGATTTTCAGAGAAATCCAGCACTACTTGGATACGGGTAATAAGCTAGCGCCCATTGAGGTGACTGAACAGCGTCAAGTGATGCTGGAACACCTCACCAAACTTTATGATTTGTATGGTGAATATAAGGGTATCCGCTTCGCCAGAAAGCATATTGGATGGTACCTAGACCAAGAGGATCAGCGCCAGTTCCGGGCTGACTTTAATCAGCTGGAAACCGCTGCAGAACAGTATTCCCTGGTGGAATATTATTTTGATGAATTAGTACAGAATTAA